The Flavobacterium faecale genome has a segment encoding these proteins:
- a CDS encoding putative quinol monooxygenase, with protein sequence MSKITVVAKIVAKEENRELVKTELLKLVASSVQEAGCINYNCLQDNDDANTFTMYENWKDAEALTLHAATPHYVAFQTAAKDAIAEFAVNKMTMLA encoded by the coding sequence ATGAGCAAAATAACTGTTGTGGCCAAAATTGTAGCCAAAGAAGAAAATAGAGAATTGGTTAAAACCGAATTACTAAAACTAGTTGCCAGTAGTGTTCAAGAAGCGGGTTGTATCAACTACAACTGCCTTCAAGACAATGACGACGCCAATACATTTACAATGTACGAGAACTGGAAAGATGCTGAGGCACTTACTTTACACGCTGCAACGCCTCATTATGTAGCGTTCCAAACGGCGGCCAAAGATGCTATTGCCGAATTTGCAGTGAACAAAATGACTATGCTTGCATAA